In a single window of the Thunnus albacares chromosome 1, fThuAlb1.1, whole genome shotgun sequence genome:
- the LOC122991599 gene encoding synapse-associated protein 1-like — MFKGLGTWLGLENPTYTKTSDDPEQLSVEQEEKVVEAQNEVNKQQPADQAAEPEAKQDDSELGKGLGDYIFSFATSATKKISESVVETAQTIKKSVEEGKIDGIIDKTFLGDFQKEQEKFVQEKKSKKSEAAVPPWVGYNEEETIQQQILALSADKRNFLRDPPAGVQFHFDMEQMYPLAAVMLEEDQLLNRMRFDLVPKHVKEEAFWRNYFYRVSLIKQSAQLTALAAQQQQKDGEDRGAGVSPEDVVLTDNVRPKTPPVSISDIQKPPQEEEEEMSTSPGVSEFVSDAFDSTAINQEDLRKEMEQLVLDKKESTPSPDEESADWEKELQQELQEYEVVTESDNKDDQWDQEIEKMLQADDS; from the exons ATGTTCAAAGGTCTCGGGACGTGGTTGGGTTTGGAGAACCCGACGTACACGAAGACGTCTGATGACCCGGAGCAGCTGAGTGTGGAGCAGGAAGAGAAGGTGGTGGAGGCGCAGAACGaggtaaacaaacagcaaccagCTGACCAGGCTGCGGAACCAGAGGCGAAGCAGGACGACTCCGAGCTGGGAAAGGGACTGGGTG ACTACATCTTCAGTTTTGCCACCAGTGCCACCAAGAAGATCTCCGAGTCAGTGGTAGAGACCGCTCAGACCATCAAGAAGAGTGTGGAAGAGGGGAAAATCGACGGCATAATAGACAAG acCTTTCTAGGAGACTTCCAGAAAGAGCAAGAGAAGTTTGTccaagaaaaaaagtcaaaaaaatcaG AAGCAGCAGTGCCTCCCTGGGTCGGCTACAATGAGGAGGAGACGATCCAGCAGCAGATCCTTGCCCTGTCAGCT GACAAGAGGAACTTCTTGCGAGACCCCCCTGCTGGTGTTCAGTTCCACTTCGACATGGAGCAGATGTATCCTCTGGCTGCAGTGATGCTGGAGGAAGACCAACTTCTCAACCGCATGCGCTTCGACCTGGTCCCCAAACA tgTGAAGGAGGAGGCTTTCTGGAGGAATTATTTCTACCGGGTGTCTTTGATCAAGCAGTCTGCTCAGCTCACAGCGCtggcagcacagcagcagcagaaggacGGCGAGGACAGAGGGGCCGGCGTTTCACCTGAGGACGTAGTGTTAACAG ACAATGTCAGACCAAAAACTCCACCCGTTTCCATCAGCGACATACAGAAG CCACctcaggaagaagaggaggagatgtcGACAAGTCCCGGAGTGTCCGAGTTCGTGAGCGACGCTTTCGACTCAACGGCCATCAACCAGGAGGACCTGAGGAAAGAGATGGAGCAGCTGGTGCTGGATAAGAAGGAGAGCACCCCCTCTCCTGATG AGGAGTCAGCTGACTGGGagaaggagctgcagcaggagcttCAGGAGTACGAGGTGGTGACTGAGTCAGACAACAAAGACGACCAGTGGGATCAAGAGATCGAGAAGATGCTCCAGGCTGACGACAGCTAG